A window from Elusimicrobiota bacterium encodes these proteins:
- the moeB gene encoding molybdopterin-synthase adenylyltransferase MoeB, translating to MKLNQEQVLRYSRHLIMPEVGVEGQEKLMDAKVLLIGSGGLGSPNALYLSAAGVGTLGLVDFDVVDHTNLHRQVVHGTNDVGKLKVESARETIRDINPNVTVKTYNLPFRREVALDIMKNYDIVVDGTDNFQTRYLTNDACVFLKKPNVYASIFRFDGQATVFKPGDPESPCYRCLYPEPPPPGEVPSCAEGGVLGILPGLVGLIQATETIKLIIGKGRSLVGRLLLFNALEMSFDELKIRRNPACPVCGDHPTITELVDYDQFCGLGRGTEDGLKRGGTVEMTVKELKGRMDRKEKFTLVDVREPSEYEIAQIPGARLIPLADVAVRANELDTAEDIVVHCRSGVRSAKAIQVLTQLGFKKLTNVKGGILAWSDEIDPTVPKY from the coding sequence ATGAAACTGAACCAAGAACAGGTGTTGCGTTATTCACGCCATTTGATCATGCCCGAAGTCGGGGTGGAAGGCCAAGAGAAATTGATGGACGCGAAGGTTCTTCTCATTGGATCGGGCGGTTTGGGATCGCCCAACGCGCTCTATCTTTCGGCGGCGGGCGTGGGGACACTGGGGTTGGTTGATTTTGATGTGGTCGATCACACGAACCTGCACCGTCAGGTCGTTCACGGGACCAACGATGTGGGGAAATTAAAAGTCGAGAGCGCGCGGGAGACCATTCGTGACATCAATCCGAACGTGACCGTAAAGACCTACAACCTTCCTTTTCGACGAGAAGTGGCTTTGGATATCATGAAAAACTATGACATCGTGGTGGACGGGACGGATAATTTCCAAACCCGCTATTTGACCAACGATGCCTGTGTGTTTCTCAAGAAGCCCAACGTGTATGCTTCCATCTTTCGTTTTGATGGGCAGGCCACGGTGTTCAAGCCAGGGGATCCCGAAAGCCCTTGTTACCGATGTCTCTATCCCGAGCCCCCGCCGCCGGGGGAAGTGCCGTCATGCGCGGAGGGGGGAGTGTTGGGAATCCTGCCGGGGTTGGTGGGTTTGATTCAGGCGACGGAGACCATTAAGCTCATCATCGGGAAAGGGCGGTCCCTTGTGGGTCGGCTTTTGCTTTTTAATGCCCTCGAGATGTCTTTCGATGAACTCAAAATTCGACGCAACCCGGCTTGCCCCGTGTGCGGCGATCATCCGACCATTACGGAATTGGTGGATTACGACCAATTTTGTGGGTTGGGAAGAGGGACCGAGGACGGCCTCAAAAGGGGTGGCACAGTGGAAATGACCGTGAAAGAACTCAAAGGCCGTATGGATCGGAAAGAAAAGTTTACGCTTGTGGATGTTCGGGAACCCAGCGAATACGAGATCGCTCAAATTCCCGGGGCCCGCCTCATTCCTTTGGCGGATGTGGCTGTTCGCGCCAACGAGTTGGATACAGCGGAGGATATCGTGGTTCACTGTCGGTCCGGCGTCCGGAGCGCCAAGGCCATACAGGTCTTAACGCAGTTGGGCTTCAAAAAGCTGACCAACGTGAAAGGCGGGATTCTTGCCTGGTCTGACGAAATCGATCCCACGGTTCCCAAATATTGA
- a CDS encoding cysteine synthase family protein: MSVAMTPRHGVGLLERIGNTPLLKLERLSRWVPDGVEIYAKAEFLNPGGSVKDRAAKNMMMEALASGELTKDKILLDSTSGNTGIAYAMIGASLGIRVQLVMPENASEKSRLIEAFGAKVTFTDPMEGTDGAQMESHRLYKESPDRYYMPDQYNNPNNWRAHYKTTAEEIWKQTEGRVTHFVGGIGTSGTLMGTGRRLKELNPCVEIIAVEPATPLHGLEGLKHMETSIVPGIYDPRVHDRKISVFTEDAYEMCCRMAREEGILVGYSCGAALHGVFEVASGLTEGVVVTVLPDSGERYLHTRYWGDLLDNFEDYMKDHDL; encoded by the coding sequence ATGAGCGTTGCGATGACCCCTCGTCATGGTGTGGGACTTTTGGAGCGGATTGGGAACACACCCCTCTTAAAACTGGAACGGTTGTCCCGATGGGTTCCCGATGGTGTGGAAATTTACGCTAAAGCGGAGTTTTTGAACCCGGGCGGATCGGTGAAAGATCGGGCGGCCAAGAACATGATGATGGAAGCTCTGGCTTCTGGGGAACTGACCAAAGATAAAATCCTTTTGGATTCAACTTCGGGGAATACGGGGATTGCTTACGCCATGATCGGGGCGTCCCTGGGAATCCGGGTTCAGTTGGTGATGCCTGAGAACGCTTCGGAAAAAAGTCGATTGATTGAAGCGTTCGGGGCTAAAGTCACTTTTACAGATCCTATGGAAGGGACGGATGGGGCCCAAATGGAATCCCATCGGTTGTACAAAGAGTCGCCGGACCGTTACTATATGCCCGATCAATACAACAATCCCAACAATTGGCGAGCCCATTACAAAACCACCGCTGAAGAAATCTGGAAACAAACGGAGGGGCGGGTGACTCATTTCGTGGGAGGTATCGGCACCAGCGGAACGTTAATGGGGACAGGGCGCCGCTTGAAAGAATTGAACCCGTGTGTTGAAATCATTGCGGTGGAACCCGCGACACCGCTACACGGTTTGGAAGGGTTGAAGCATATGGAGACCTCCATTGTCCCTGGAATATACGATCCCCGCGTTCACGATCGAAAGATATCTGTTTTTACAGAGGACGCCTACGAAATGTGTTGCCGCATGGCCCGGGAAGAGGGCATTTTGGTGGGCTATTCCTGTGGGGCGGCTCTGCATGGTGTTTTTGAAGTGGCCAGTGGCCTGACGGAGGGGGTGGTGGTGACGGTCCTCCCGGATTCGGGGGAACGTTACTTGCACACACGCTATTGGGGTGATCTCTTGGACAATTTCGAAGACTACATGAAGGATCACGACCTGTGA